One stretch of Theropithecus gelada isolate Dixy chromosome 12, Tgel_1.0, whole genome shotgun sequence DNA includes these proteins:
- the PPIL3 gene encoding peptidyl-prolyl cis-trans isomerase-like 3 codes for MSVTLHTDVGDIKIEVFCERTPKTCENFLALCASNYYNGCIFHRNIKGFMVQTGDPTGTGRGGSSIWGKKFEDEYSEYLKHSVRGVVSMANNGPNTNGSQFFITYGKQPHLDMKYTVFGKVIDGLETLDELEKLPVNEKTYRPLNDVHIKDITIHANPFAQ; via the exons ATG tCTGTGACACTGCATACAGATGTAGGTGATATTAAAATTGAAGTCTTCTGTGAGAGGACACCCAAAACATGTGAG AATTTCTTGGCTCTTTGTGCTAGTAATTACTACAATGGATGTATATTTCATAGGAATATCAAGGGTTTCATGGTTCAAACAGGAGATCCAACAG GAACTGGAAGAGGCGGCAGCAGTATATGGGGCAAGAAGTTTGAGGATGAATACAGTGAATATCTTAAG CACAGTGTTAGAGGTGTTGTATCTATGGCTAATAATGGCCCGAACACCAATGGATCTCAGTTCTTCATCACCTATGGCAAACAGCCACATTTGGACATGAAATACACCGTATTTGGGAA GGTAATAGATGGTCTGGAAACTCTAGATGAGTTGGAGAAGTTGCCAGTAAATGAGAAGACTTATCGACCTCTTAATGATGTACACATTAAGGACATAACTATTCATGCCAACCCATTTGCTCAGTAG